The bacterium DNA segment GAGGTCGAGGCAAGATCGAGGAACGGGAATTTTTTGGGCCCCGACTTTATTGAAATAAACGAGGGGACCATAAAAATTTCCCGTGACGAAGAGGTTGTCCGAGATCGGCCCTTTAATCTATCTGAGGATTTTTTGACCAGGTCTCACTTTAAAGCAAACTGAATGTCTACCATCGGAAATCGAGCCGCAGCGCTGGCTGCCTGGACAATCTGAATCTTCTTTGCAAGGAATCTGACAAGCCTTGAACTGCATTTTAAGATTTGAAATATGCATAAAGCCCATACAAACCGAGCCTGCCTCACAACGCACTCCAGACTCATTGCAACGTTCTCCTTGGCTAACAATGCGACTTGCATATTGCACTGGCTCTTCAGCTAGCAGGCAAGAACTAGTAAAGAGCGCAAAGAAAACAAGAAAATATTTCATAGCATAGTTATCGGTGTGAATTAGTTAGCAAGCAACTTCATTCATCCTAAACTATCGGCAATTGATGATTTTTTCTTTAATTGATTCTCACTCTCCAATAATTTTTACAAGGATGCGCTTGTCACGCTGTCCATCATATTCGCCGTAAAAAATTTGTTCCCAGGGTCCGAAATCAAGTTCGCCTTTGGTAATTGCCACTACAACTTCGCGGCCCATGATTTGGCGTTTAAGATGGGCGTCGGCATTGTCTTCGCCGGTGCGATTGTGATGGTAGTATTCAGGGCTTGGATTAAAAGGAGCAAGTTCTTCTAACCATTTTTCAAAATCATGATGTAGGCCAGATTCGTTATCATTAATAAAAACACTTGAAGTGATGTGCATGGAATTAACCAAGCACAAGCCTTCTTGCACTTTACTTTGAAGTAGAGCTTTCTCAACTAAAGCAGTAATATTGACGTATTCACGCTTGCGTGGAGTTTTGATTGTTAAATAAGTAGTAAAGCTTTTCATAGATAAGTTCGGCCTGGATTTATGTTAATAACTGCTCAAAGAAGCCGCCGATTTCTTTTTTACGATCAACAAAATGAATTTCTAAAATCCAATCCCGTGAATTCCCCTGGTTGTCTGGACTGCGCATCCGCTCTTTATTTTCAGAGTGAATATAATTGATGATTTCCTCACCTTGAATTTTTTCGTGTGGGAAATTGCCAATTAAGTGCCCGGCGATATCTTGGCCAAATTCCCAGCCGTATTTTTCCGCTAAGAGCCGAACATAGCTATATAGCTCAGCTCCTGTAATATTTGGATTAGAGTCAAAAAAGACTTTACCTTCATACCAGGCAGCTTCAATATCACACATGATTTTTAACTTAGCAGCATCATTTCCCAGCACATAAGTGCGACCAAAATCTGCCTCCCACTCTTCAAATACAGGGCCAAAGTCGAAGAAAATTATGTCATCAGTTGCGATCACTAAATTCGGTGGATTCTCTCGGTATGGGCAGAGAGTATTTTTACCTGCGCGGACAATGCGTTTGTGCCAATATTTTTTGATTCCAAATAACTCAAAGGCTAGATCGTAAATTTTTTGATTTAATTCTTTTTCGGAGATTCCGGGCTGAATAAATCCCCGTGTCTCGACCTCATGAAAAAGCGCTGCGGCATTTTTTTGCACAGCTAAGAGCGCCGTCTTTTTTAATTCTTGTTGTGATGGCATAGAACTACATTTCCGGAGACAATATTTTTGTGTAGCAAGCTTTATTTAATTCTCTAATATCTACAGTGATAGAATAATCTAGTCCCTGCAGAGCTTGCTCAAATTCATTGAGCAATAAGTCTCCCAGCGCCTTACTGACTTGGCTCTTAAGCTCATCTGGCCTACCACTTAAAATCGAAAGCTCGAGGTGAATAAATGCTTTGTTTTTTGCGCCATCCCCACAGCAATAGTGATCATGATAAATCATACGGCTTTTAATGTCTCGCTGATTAAATGGTCCAAGCTGAGGCAATAGATTAGCGATCTTTTTTAAGAGTAGAATTGGCTCTGGACGAGAACTAATATTGGCGGAGCATTCAATTAAAACGTGCGGCATAACTAAGATAGACTTGAATAAAAATCGCCAAAAATAGGCTTTAAATAACTACTGAATTTCGACATTTCAGCTTGAGCTTGCTCAAAAGAGTCGGCCGTTATATCCGCAACGAAAATAAGCTCACGAGTAGAATCTTGAATACGGCTTAAGTGCGAGTCTTTATTATTCCAAAATCGACAAATTACTTTCTCGCTGTCGACATAGACAACTTCCGTCGTTAACGGCACCTCAACCGATTCGGGTTTGCCAAGCGGCGTAAATCTATCCGCTTCACGTCCAAATCTTACAACCAGGTCCCCGTTAATCCCGCTTAAGTCATAAGCTGCCATGGGAGTTAAATTTAAAAGCGAAGTCCAGTTATAGAAATCAACAATGGGGTTAATCTCCCAAAGCATGTGCTTCATTTTGTAGCGTTTAAAAAGTGCGGCCACTGAGGCTTCAGTTCCGCCAGGAGCTTGCATCTGCGCATACAGCGCGCGCCAGTGTTTGACTTGCTCAGGCAGCGCAATTGAATCTTTAGGAAATTTTGCCTCGCAAGCTTTAGCTAAAGATGCGCTAAGATCTTTAACCAGCATTAAATCTTGTGGGACTGTCACCGGCCCAAAGACTGCAGAATATTGTCGCGGGAAAGCCTGTTTTACATCGTCAGCAAATTTAATTTTCATACTTTTTCCTAATACAGTTGCCTGAAGTTTCTACACTAGGGAATATTTTTTGAACGTTTAACGCGCCAAATACCAATGTCCATACAAATTACCGCGGCCAAAGTGTCAGTGCGCATAATAATCCTGGCCTAACTGGATTGGGATTTGGATCTGACCAAATTTCAAGTTCAGCTAAAATAATAATTGCAATCAACGGGCCTGAGCCGAAAATAAAAAGTATTAACCCAATACGAAATGGCCAATCACTTAGATACTTTTTCATGCCCTTACTTGACCTCAACAATTAATGAATTCTTTTCTTCAACCGTCACCAGTTCGCACAAAGCTTCAACCGCCTCCTGCGGAGTGCGCCAATCTAGTTTCTTTTGGTCTGCCCCTGACAAGCCATCGGGTGGGAGAATATTTCCCAAAACAAGTCCATGCACGCGCACATTTCCTGCTAAAGCTTTCGCTGCAAGCTTTGTCACAGCAAAAAGCCCTGATTTTGCTACACTGTGCGCAGCGCGCGAAAGAAAAGGGTCATCAATTGATTCATCTAAAACATTTACCACCACCCCATAGGGACTTGTGGTTAACTGGGGAGCAAAGCGCTGAATTAAAAAAAACGGCGCGCGGCAATTAATCGCAATCGCCTGATTGAAAGTCTCAACGTCTTCTTCTAAAAGTGAGTGTCGTGCCAGTAATAGTTCCGGATCTGGGTATGGACTAGATGAATTAATCAGCGCATCAATTCTCGTAAAGCGCTGATAGAACTCGCGCTGCAATGTTTCAATTCCCTCAACCGTCGTTAAATCTGCACAAATTGTCTCTGCCCGCACATTATAAAGCTCGACCATCGACTTTGTATCACGTGCACCGGCCTGAGAAGTAAAATAGTGGACTGCGACATCAAAGCCTTTTTTTGCAAGTCCAACAGCAAAGGCCTGCCCTAAACGTCTGCCAGCGCCTGTCACTAAGGCAACTGGTCGAAATGCGCTGGAAGATTTTGATTCCATTGGTTCAGTCATTTTCAAATAAAAATTCCCCAGCCTCAGCCTGAATAACTTTGGGCAAACTAGTATCAAGATTAAACTCTAGTTTGATAGATCGCAGCAAAAAACCCTGATTTTCTCCAAGCCCTAATTGACTAAGCTCTTGCTCTGATCCATAGAGAGCATCACCAACTAGCGGATGTCCAAGCTCACTGGCATGACGCCTGATTTGATGGCGTGCAAAGCGAGTGCTTTGCGCTTCGAGAATTGCACAAGGAGAATCATACAAAGAGAAATTCTTGACAAGTTTAAACTTAGTTGGTGCCTGACTACGGTCTAAATCTTCAGTGTAAATCGGAGTAGCAACTTGAGTTTCGTCGAACTGGGCATGCCCTTCGACTAAAAGTAGATAGGTCTTTGTAATTTGCCCTGCAAGCGAGGCTTCGCGAAATTTTTTGTAGCTTTCAGCATTACGTGCCGCAAGAATTAGTCCAGAGGTATAAAAGTCTAAGCGATTTATTAACCCAGCCTCCCGTAAATCTGCTGAGGCACTTAGCGTCTCGGGATGAAAGTGTGCGATCAAATCTGCTAATGTCAAACTAGCATCGAACTTTAAGCGTATACAATGCAGCATTCTTGGCTTATCAATTACTAATAGCTCTTCATTTGCAACAATAATTTCAAGTTTTTCGTGACTACTGACAAGTTCCGGTCGTAACCTAATTTTTTCAGGAAATTCTATGATTGCAATTTCCTGCCCCCCAGTTACTTCCGCGCCAGCTTGAACGGCTCTACCATTTAAGAAAATTAGTCCTGCCTCAGACAGTTCATGAATCTTACGCCGACCCAGTTCTGGATAACGATCTCGCACTGCCTTATCGATTCTGGTTGGAGGACCAGTATAAATAAAACGCTGGCTTTTACTCTGACTTGTCATCTAGATTATTTCCATATAACGTTATGAAGTTCTCAAAAGAATTCTGCAAAAGAACACTGGGAGGCATATGACTCGTGAAGTAATTATTCTTGGTTCCGGGCCTGCAGGGCTAACCGCCGCAATTTATGCCTCCCGCGCAAATCTTAACCCGTTAGTCATTCATGGTCCACAGCCCGGCGGGCAGCTCACAACGACAACCCTGGTTGAAAATTTCCCAGGCTTTGCTCAGGGCATCATGGGCCCAGAATTAATGGATCAAATGCGTGCTCAGGCTGAGCATTTTGGCGCAGAATTTCTACAAAAACCAGCAACTTCAGTAAAACTCTCTGCTGAACGGAAAACCGTAGTTTGCGACGACCAAACTTTTGAAGCAAAAACAGTCATTATCGCAACAGGTGCCTCAGCAAAAACCCTTGGCCTAGACCGAGAATGGGAATTAATGGGTTATGGTGTATCAACTTGCGCGACTTGCGATGGGGCATTTTTTAGAAATCAAATAATTTTAGTTGTTGGCGGCGGCGACTCGGCCTGCGAAGAAGCTTTATTTCTGACCAAGTTTGCCTCAAAAGTTTATCTCGTGCACCGCAGAGACTCACTACGTGCATCAAAAATTATGGCTGAGCGCGTAATTGCCCATGAAAAAATAACAGTACTTTGGAATACTGGAATAGCAAAGCTTTTGGGAGACAAAAAATCTGGCTTAACGGCTGTGATCTTGAAAGATACCGTAAACGGCAGTGAAAAAGAAATGCCCGCTACGGGGCTATTTTATGCGATTGGCCACCAGCCAAATACGGACCTTTTTAAAGGCCAACTTGAAATGGACAATAACGGCTATTTAGTAACAACAGGTGCAAGCACAAAAACAAATATCCCAGGCGTATTTGCCTGTGGGGATGTGCAAGATCACGTCTTTAGGCAAGCGATCACTGCTGCCGGCTCTGGCTGTATGGCTGCAATTGAAGCTGAACGACACTTATCTGGACATTAGAACGTTCACTATTTACGCCAGATAAAAACTTGAATTGCTCTAAATTCACAGTTTCCTCAAGTTTCGAAGATATATCTCTAATTTATTGCGTCGGCATGACAAGTTCAAAGATGTTCATACAATAAAAAACCCGCTGGACTTTACGCCACAGCGGGTTTTAATTTTTTATCGCCCTTCGCCCAATTAAGAAATTAGGGCTACGGGAGATAAAGTATTTTCTAGAACTTGCCTCAAGGCAAGATGCTGAAAATAACTTTAGAAAATGCCTACTAATTTCATTGCGA contains these protein-coding regions:
- a CDS encoding YjbQ family protein — translated: MKSFTTYLTIKTPRKREYVNITALVEKALLQSKVQEGLCLVNSMHITSSVFINDNESGLHHDFEKWLEELAPFNPSPEYYHHNRTGEDNADAHLKRQIMGREVVVAITKGELDFGPWEQIFYGEYDGQRDKRILVKIIGE
- a CDS encoding aminopeptidase P family protein, encoding MPSQQELKKTALLAVQKNAAALFHEVETRGFIQPGISEKELNQKIYDLAFELFGIKKYWHKRIVRAGKNTLCPYRENPPNLVIATDDIIFFDFGPVFEEWEADFGRTYVLGNDAAKLKIMCDIEAAWYEGKVFFDSNPNITGAELYSYVRLLAEKYGWEFGQDIAGHLIGNFPHEKIQGEEIINYIHSENKERMRSPDNQGNSRDWILEIHFVDRKKEIGGFFEQLLT
- a CDS encoding 5-carboxymethyl-2-hydroxymuconate Delta-isomerase; the protein is MPHVLIECSANISSRPEPILLLKKIANLLPQLGPFNQRDIKSRMIYHDHYCCGDGAKNKAFIHLELSILSGRPDELKSQVSKALGDLLLNEFEQALQGLDYSITVDIRELNKACYTKILSPEM
- a CDS encoding SDR family NAD(P)-dependent oxidoreductase → MTEPMESKSSSAFRPVALVTGAGRRLGQAFAVGLAKKGFDVAVHYFTSQAGARDTKSMVELYNVRAETICADLTTVEGIETLQREFYQRFTRIDALINSSSPYPDPELLLARHSLLEEDVETFNQAIAINCRAPFFLIQRFAPQLTTSPYGVVVNVLDESIDDPFLSRAAHSVAKSGLFAVTKLAAKALAGNVRVHGLVLGNILPPDGLSGADQKKLDWRTPQEAVEALCELVTVEEKNSLIVEVK
- the trxB gene encoding thioredoxin-disulfide reductase; protein product: MTREVIILGSGPAGLTAAIYASRANLNPLVIHGPQPGGQLTTTTLVENFPGFAQGIMGPELMDQMRAQAEHFGAEFLQKPATSVKLSAERKTVVCDDQTFEAKTVIIATGASAKTLGLDREWELMGYGVSTCATCDGAFFRNQIILVVGGGDSACEEALFLTKFASKVYLVHRRDSLRASKIMAERVIAHEKITVLWNTGIAKLLGDKKSGLTAVILKDTVNGSEKEMPATGLFYAIGHQPNTDLFKGQLEMDNNGYLVTTGASTKTNIPGVFACGDVQDHVFRQAITAAGSGCMAAIEAERHLSGH